The following proteins are co-located in the Firmicutes bacterium HGW-Firmicutes-1 genome:
- a CDS encoding diacylglycerol kinase has protein sequence MNFIVVVDQNYGIGYKDKLLTHIPEDLKYFKKMTLGKVIIMGRTTLEALPGGKTLPGRTTIVITNNLDYHFKGVVVAHGLEELFEILKPYRDEDIFVAGGETIYNLLLPYCEYGYVTHIKAEFEADKHLACIEQLAEWEKIWDSEESSHNGIFFSFHKYINHQVVDWRKF, from the coding sequence TTGAATTTTATTGTGGTTGTTGATCAGAATTATGGAATAGGGTACAAAGACAAGTTATTAACCCATATACCTGAGGATCTAAAGTATTTTAAGAAAATGACGCTAGGTAAAGTAATTATTATGGGTCGAACAACGCTTGAAGCTTTACCGGGTGGTAAGACATTACCAGGTAGAACAACGATTGTAATAACAAATAATCTAGATTATCATTTTAAGGGTGTAGTTGTTGCCCATGGATTAGAGGAACTTTTTGAAATTTTAAAGCCCTATCGAGATGAAGATATATTTGTAGCTGGTGGTGAGACGATTTATAATCTTCTATTACCATATTGTGAATACGGATATGTTACACATATAAAGGCAGAGTTTGAAGCAGATAAACATCTGGCTTGCATAGAACAGCTTGCTGAGTGGGAAAAGATATGGGATAGTGAAGAAAGTAGTCATAATGGGATCTTTTTTAGTTTCCATAAGTATATCAATCATCAGGTTGTAGATTGGCGAAAATTTTAA